The following DNA comes from Occultella kanbiaonis.
CCGACCGATTGCGGGCGGGCCGTCGCGAGACGTTCCTCGAGGACCTGCTCGAGCCGGTTCTGGCCGAGGCCAGGGTCCTGGGCATCAGTACCTCGGAACTGATCCGCTGGATCGAGCGCTCCGGCGCCGCTGCCGACCTGACCACCACCACCAACAGCACCGAAGGAGAGCAGCGATGAGCGGCTTTGCCGTGTCCGTCCGCGACCTGACCGTCCGCTACGGTCGCACCACCGCCGTCGACAACGTCTCGTTCGACCTCGAACCGGACGGCATCTACGGCCTGCTCGGCCGCAACGGCTCGGGCAAGACGAGCACGCTCTCGGTGCTCGCGTCGATGCGCAGGCCCACGGCGGGCTCCGTGCTCATCGACGGCACCGAGCCGTTCGAGAACGAGCGCGTCATGGCCGGCGTCAGTCTGATCCGCGAGAGCGGCGACGTCCTCGCCAACGAGAAGATCTCGGCGAGCCTGACGTACTACGAGCAGGCCCGCCCCGGGTGGGATGCGCAGTTCGCGGACGAGCTCGTGGACGCGTTCGGGCTGAACCGGAAGAAGGCGATCAGTACGTTCTCTCGGGGGCAGCGGTCCGCGTTCGGGGCGGTGATCGGCCTCGCCGGCCGTGCCCCGCTGACGATGTTCGACGAGGTGTACCTCGGCATGGACGCCCCCTCGCGGTACCGGTTCTACGACCTGCTCCTGGCCGACTACGCCGAGCACCCGCGCACGATCATCCTGTCCAGCCACTTGATCAGTGAGATCGAGCGGCTGTTCTCGGGGGTGGTCATCCTCGACGAGGGCCGGCTCCTGCTGAACGAGGAGGTGGAGGACTTCCGCACCCGCGGCGCCACCCTCACCGGCCCCACCGCGCAGGTCGACGCCCTCACCGCCGGCCTGCGGGTCGTCGCGAGCCGCTCGCTCGGCCCCACCAAGGAGGTCACCGTGTTCGGCGACCTCGACGGCGCGGCACTCGACGCCGCCCGGGCCGCGGGTGTCGCGATCGGCGGCGTCGGCGTGCAGGACCTGTTCGTCCACCTGACCGAGAAGGAGTCCCGATGACTGCCACCGCACCTCAGTGGGCCCGCACCGCCCGGCGGATGACACGTGCCTCACTGCTGTCCATTGCCTGGTTCTGGGCCATCTGCGTGATCGCCGGAACCGTGGTGATCCTGGTGCTCGACTGGCGGATGGGGGAGCCGCCGTTCTCGATCATGTCGACCATCCGCTACGCCGGGATCTGGTACCCGTTCTCCGTCGCCCTGATCGTGGTCACCGCCACGATCAACGTGCACGTGGCCGCAGGGATGACCCGCCGGTCCTTCGTGATCGGGGCGCTGATCAGCAACGTCGTGATCGGCGTGGTCAACGGCATCGCGATGACCGCCGTCCTGGCGATCGAGCGCGGCATCTATCTCGACCAGGGCTGGTCCCACGTCGCCACGTCCGCCGCGCCGATCCCCTCGGCGTGGGGGGTCTCCCTGGTGTTCCACTGCGTCATGTTCCTGGCCGGCGGCCTCTCCGGGGTGCTCGTCGGGCTGACCTACTACCGCTGGGGCGCCTGGGCCACCGTGGCGCTGCCACTGACCGTCCTGCCACCCATCATCGCCAGCGGCCTCGACCCCGCCGTCGTCACGGTCGCCGTGATCGCGGCGACCACGGTCG
Coding sequences within:
- a CDS encoding ATP-binding cassette domain-containing protein, with product MSGFAVSVRDLTVRYGRTTAVDNVSFDLEPDGIYGLLGRNGSGKTSTLSVLASMRRPTAGSVLIDGTEPFENERVMAGVSLIRESGDVLANEKISASLTYYEQARPGWDAQFADELVDAFGLNRKKAISTFSRGQRSAFGAVIGLAGRAPLTMFDEVYLGMDAPSRYRFYDLLLADYAEHPRTIILSSHLISEIERLFSGVVILDEGRLLLNEEVEDFRTRGATLTGPTAQVDALTAGLRVVASRSLGPTKEVTVFGDLDGAALDAARAAGVAIGGVGVQDLFVHLTEKESR